Below is a window of Senegalia massiliensis DNA.
CAATCAACTTAGCGGCTTGGCAATCATAGATTCATTCCTTAGACCCATAGCTTTGCGTCCTTAACTTTCGATAAGTTTGCCTTTATTAAGTTATATAATTCGACAATATTTTACTAGATTATAATATCATATAAAGTATCTTTTTCCAATATATTTAAAACAAAAAAGATGAGAATTGAATCTATCAATTCTCACCTTTTTTATTAATATTTGTGACCAAAGCTAGGGAAAATAAGGAATATAACTACAATCACACAAATTATAAGTAATAAATCATCATCCAATCCAAAGAAGCCTTTTGTTGTTGCTGACATTTACCACACCTCCTAATAATATATGATATGTTTTAAAACAAATATTGCTACTCTTAGAAGGTAACTTTTTTTCCAAATAAATATACAAATGCTATTACTACAATTAATGCTGATGGAAGAACAAGATAAACTGGGACTCCAAGTCCTACTGGAATATAACCAAATAATATTGTAATTATACCAACAGTTATAGCATAATATAATTGAGTTTTTACATGATCTATATGATCACATGCAGCACCCATTGAAGATAATATTGTAGTATCTGAGATAGGTGAACAATGGTCACCAAATATAGCTCCTGTAAGTACTGCTCCTGCATTCATTAACATATATGAATTTTCTGGAGATATAGAAAATGCTAAAGGTATTGTAAGTGGCATAAGTATACCCATTGTTCCATAGGATGTACCTGTAGAAAATGATATTATTGCTCCAAATATAAATATTACTGATGGAAGTAAAAACTCAGGCATTTTATCACTTAGTATTGATATCAAAAATTTACTTGTTCCTAAATCTTTGATCACTCCTGAAAGTGACCAAGCAAGCACTAATATAACACCAGTAATAAGTAATGATTTTAAACCATGTATAAAAGTATCAATACCTTCATTTACTGTAAATATTTTTTGTTTTATTCCCATTAAAAGTGCTACAATACTTGCTAAAAGTGCTGCTTGAAATAAAACTATACTAGCATCTGATGCTCCAAATGTTTCTCTTATAGCCATAAGTGATAAAGGAGAATCCTTTATCATTTCTATCATATTAGCATCTTCTGCTAAAGCTATATATCCATTATAATAAAATCCTGCAAAAGCTGATATCATAAGCACAAGTATTGGAACCAGTGCATTTTTTATTTTTAATTTAGTACCTTCATTTGGTTCTAAGTTTTTATCATTATCACTCATCATTGGACTTGAATCTTTTCTTAATACCTCACCTTTAATTCTAGCTCTTTTTTCTACTTTATACATTGGTCCAAATTCTTTCATAAGAATTGCTGTTGCTACTATAAATATAAGTATAAGTATATTATAAAATCTATAAGGTATTGTAGATACAAATATGCCATATGCATTTACATTTTGTCCTATTGATTCATATGCATCCTTTATAAGACCTACCTCATATCCAATCCAAGTAGATATAAGTGCAATCCCTGCAATAGGTGCTGCTGTTGCATCTATAATAAATGCTAATTTTTCTCTTGAAATTCTCATTTTATCAGTGACAGGTCTCATAATAGGACCTACTATAAGTGCATTTGCATAATCATCAAAGAATATAAAAAGTCCTAATATCCAAGTAATTATTTGTGCACTTACAGGTGATTTAGCCTTTTTAGCTAAAGACTCTGCAATAGCTTTTGCTCCACCCATTTTTGAAATCAAAGCAATCATTCCACCAATAGTTAAACATTGAAGAATAATTCCTGCATTCCAGCTATCTGCAAGAGATGAAACCATATATACTATTAAGTCTAAAAAACTATGAATTAATGCTCCAAATACATTATAATTATTTAATGATAGAATAAATGCTCCAGTAAGAACTCCTATAAATAATGATATAATTACATTTTTACTTATAAATGCAAGAACTATAGCTATAAGTGGTGGTAAAAGAGTCCAAATACCAAATTTTTCTGCATTAAGCTTTGCACTATCTACTTCATCTGCTAAAGCATAAGTAGAAATAAAAATTAAAATTAATACTAATAACAATACTTTTCTCTTCAAGAATAATCCCTCCTTTCTTAAATATATATTCGATAACTTTTAAAAATATCCTAATTGTAAGTTTACATTTAAATTTAATTATTATATATTATGTATTATAAATAGCTTCGTAGAAAGGAAGATTTTATGAGTATTTTAACAGTTAAAAACCTAACTCATGGTTTTGGTGATAGAGCCTTATTTGATAATGTATCATTTAGATTATTAAAAGGTGAGCATATCGGACTAATTGGGGCAAATGGAGAAGGTAAATCTACATTTATGAATATAATTACAGGAAAAATAACACCAGATGAAGGTGACATTGAATGGTCTAAGAGAGTAAGAATAGGATACTTAGATCAACATACAGTTTTAAAAAAAGGCATGACTATTCGTGATACATTAAAGTCTGCTTTTAGTTATCTTTTTGATTTAGAAAAAGAAATGAATGCTATATGTGATGAAATGGCTAATGCTACTCCTGAAAGATTAGAAATACTTTTAGAAGATATGGGGACAATCCAAGATATTCTTACAAATAATGATTTTTATATAATAGATGCAAAGGTAGAAGAAATAGGAAGAGGTCTTGGACTTGATGCTATAGGGTTTGAAAAAGATGTAAATGATTTAAGTGGAGGACA
It encodes the following:
- a CDS encoding Na+/H+ antiporter NhaC family protein, which encodes MKRKVLLLVLILIFISTYALADEVDSAKLNAEKFGIWTLLPPLIAIVLAFISKNVIISLFIGVLTGAFILSLNNYNVFGALIHSFLDLIVYMVSSLADSWNAGIILQCLTIGGMIALISKMGGAKAIAESLAKKAKSPVSAQIITWILGLFIFFDDYANALIVGPIMRPVTDKMRISREKLAFIIDATAAPIAGIALISTWIGYEVGLIKDAYESIGQNVNAYGIFVSTIPYRFYNILILIFIVATAILMKEFGPMYKVEKRARIKGEVLRKDSSPMMSDNDKNLEPNEGTKLKIKNALVPILVLMISAFAGFYYNGYIALAEDANMIEMIKDSPLSLMAIRETFGASDASIVLFQAALLASIVALLMGIKQKIFTVNEGIDTFIHGLKSLLITGVILVLAWSLSGVIKDLGTSKFLISILSDKMPEFLLPSVIFIFGAIISFSTGTSYGTMGILMPLTIPLAFSISPENSYMLMNAGAVLTGAIFGDHCSPISDTTILSSMGAACDHIDHVKTQLYYAITVGIITILFGYIPVGLGVPVYLVLPSALIVVIAFVYLFGKKVTF